The Drosophila bipectinata strain 14024-0381.07 chromosome 2L, DbipHiC1v2, whole genome shotgun sequence genome has a segment encoding these proteins:
- the LOC108125954 gene encoding uncharacterized protein C1orf50 homolog: MKRAATMDQLTYETAIKKAQLVERNPQSQIDPMRVSMHDEKDIITLAQQIQHADKQLKSTTCHKLGVIMDQIKMLQAQAMEILKESNANRDLHSAACNFTKKPGQIYHLYQRSSGQNYFSMLSPEEWNPVDQTFKGSYRLEFDLSWTPVDKIKEQDEKLKWVEQCMQKALDGGHGSAMAIDFNINNN; encoded by the exons ATGAAAAGAGCAGCCACTATGGACCAGTTGACATATGAGACAGCAATCAAAAAAG CTCAGCTGGTGGAGAGGAATCCTCAGTCCCAGATTGACCCTATGCGAGTTTCCATGCACGATGAAAAGGACATTATAACCCTGGCTCAACAAATTCAACATGCAGATAAGCAGTTGAAAAGCACGACCTGCCACAAGCTTGGTGTTATAATGGATCAG ATAAAGATGCTTCAAGCCCAGGCCATGGAGATACTGAAGGAATCTAATGCCAATCGAGACCTACACAGTGCTGCCTGCAATTTTACCAAAAAACCCGGCCAAATCTATCATCTTTATCAAAGATCATCGGGTCAAAACTATTTTAGCATGCTGTCCCCGGAA GAGTGGAACCCAGTTGATCAGACATTCAAAGGTAGCTACCGGCTGGAGTTTGATTTGAGTTGGACTCCTGTGGATAAGATAAAAGAGCAGGATGAGAAGCTCAAGTGGGTGGAGCAGTGCATGCAAAAGGCCTTGGACGGAGGACATGGATCCGCTATGGCAATAGACTTtaacataaataataattaa
- the Ttc19 gene encoding tetratricopeptide repeat protein 19 homolog, mitochondrial isoform X1, whose product MIVKNIFKLTHVMGRLRMVPVKELHSSVPLRTASLCAAKAPSRGQVARLHPPNPHTSNGMLWAFTAAFTFNLFGSGDEKEETPEDKLVNTIKRSILCIQREQFDKAEQMLHLALRMAQDLQSKEGVTYVYDVMANLAMEREQFKKAEKIFTDVMKRLFADGHNEESPKILHISSKIAHMAQLQGDLEKSFQGFTWTLQQLAKLLEKIPEDKDVQELYGLTKNWFGQLLMKQGNYAEARKLFKEAYDTLVDVYGTVNDASVTILNNISVAYVNLEKYAEARETLLVAMDLAKELKDVTQEGILQANLGLIYLREGLMKQAENACRLAWKMGKQHGNPDALEQAEYCLNEIKTTLNGEKRQ is encoded by the exons atGATTGtcaaaaacattttcaaattgACCCATGTAATGGGTAGGCTCCGCATGGTTCCTGTCAAGGAGTTGCATAGCTCTGTGCCTTTGAGAACGGCCAGTTTGTGCGCCGCGAAGGCTCCAAGTAGGGGTCAGGTGGCGCGACTGCATCCTCCAAATCCGCATACGTCCAACGGCATGCTGTGGGCGTTCACTGCAGCATTCACGTTTAATTTATTCGGTAGCGGCGATGAGAAGGAGGAGACCCCGGAAGACAAGCTGGTGAACACGATCAAGCGATCTATCTTGTGCATTCAGAGGGAGCAGTTCGATAAGGCCGAGCAGATGCTCCACCTGGCGCTCCGAATGGCCCAAGACTTGCAGAGCAAGGAGGGTGTAACGTATGTTTACGATGTGATGGCTAACCTGGCCATGGAGAGGGAACAGTTCAAGAAGGCCGAAAAGATTTTCACCGACGTTATGAAACGTCTTTTCGCCGACGGCCACAACGAAGAGAGTCCCAAG ATCTTGCACATAAGCTCCAAGATAGCGCACATGGCCCAACTGCAAGGCGACCTCGAAAAGAGCTTTCAGGGCTTCACCTGGACCCTGCAGCAGTTGGCTAAGCTCCTGGAAAAGATTCCAGAAGATAAAGACGTACAAGAGTTGTATGGCCTGACAAAGAACTG GTTTGGCCAGTTGCTGATGAAGCAGGGAAATTATGCGGAGGCGAGAAAACTCTTCAAGGAAGCTTACGACACGCTGGTCGATGTATATGGCACCGTGAACGATGCTTCAGTAACCATTCTGAACAACATCAGTGTGGCTTATGTTAAT CTGGAGAAATACGCAGAGGCACGCGAGACTCTTCTGGTCGCAATGGATCTGGCCAAGGAGCTAAAAGACGTTACTCAGGAGGGCATTCTTCAGGCTAACTTGGGGCTGATATATCTGCGAGAGGGCTTGATGAAGCAGGCGGAGAACGCTTGTCGTCTGGCCTGGAAAATGGGGAAGCAACATGGAAATCCCGATGCTCTCGAGCAGGCCGAGTATTGTCTTAATGAAATTAAGACAACGCTGAATGGAGAGAAGCGCCAGTAA
- the Sbat gene encoding N-alpha-acetyltransferase 38, NatC auxiliary subunit, giving the protein MTDLSITGQQVQTQQFVPTEPFRITTNAPHQMNDASLTPGRKKLQKWLGRVLRIVITDGRVLIGFFNCTDRDANIVLSMCAEYLVEGQEPRLLGNVMVPGKHIVSCSIDEPDPQSSLLVQ; this is encoded by the coding sequence ATGACAGATCTGAGCATCACTGGTCAGCAAGTGCAGACGCAGCAGTTCGTCCCAACAGAACCCTTTCGGATCACCACCAATGCACCACACCAGATGAACGATGCTAGTCTGACTCCCGGAAGGAAGAAGCTACAGAAGTGGCTGGGTCGCGTCCTGCGAATCGTCATTACCGATGGCCGCGTCCTGATTGGATTCTTTAACTGCACCGATCGAGACGCCAACATCGTCCTCTCCATGTGTGCCGAGTATCTGGTGGAGGGCCAGGAGCCTCGTCTGTTGGGTAATGTCATGGTTCCTGGAAAGCACATTGTATCCTGTTCTATCGATGAGCCTGATCCTCAGTCTAGTCTTCTGGTGCAATAG
- the Ttc19 gene encoding tetratricopeptide repeat protein 19 homolog, mitochondrial isoform X2, giving the protein MIVKNIFKLTHVMGRLRMVPVKELHSSVPLRTASLCAAKAPSRGQVARLHPPNPHTSNGMLWAFTAAFTFNLFGSGDEKEETPEDKLVNTIKRSILCIQREQFDKAEQMLHLALRMAQDLQSKEGVTYVYDVMANLAMEREQFKKAEKIFTDVMKRLFADGHNEESPKILHISSKIAHMAQLQGDLEKSFQGFTWTLQQLAKLLEKIPEDKDVQELYGLTKNWY; this is encoded by the exons atGATTGtcaaaaacattttcaaattgACCCATGTAATGGGTAGGCTCCGCATGGTTCCTGTCAAGGAGTTGCATAGCTCTGTGCCTTTGAGAACGGCCAGTTTGTGCGCCGCGAAGGCTCCAAGTAGGGGTCAGGTGGCGCGACTGCATCCTCCAAATCCGCATACGTCCAACGGCATGCTGTGGGCGTTCACTGCAGCATTCACGTTTAATTTATTCGGTAGCGGCGATGAGAAGGAGGAGACCCCGGAAGACAAGCTGGTGAACACGATCAAGCGATCTATCTTGTGCATTCAGAGGGAGCAGTTCGATAAGGCCGAGCAGATGCTCCACCTGGCGCTCCGAATGGCCCAAGACTTGCAGAGCAAGGAGGGTGTAACGTATGTTTACGATGTGATGGCTAACCTGGCCATGGAGAGGGAACAGTTCAAGAAGGCCGAAAAGATTTTCACCGACGTTATGAAACGTCTTTTCGCCGACGGCCACAACGAAGAGAGTCCCAAG ATCTTGCACATAAGCTCCAAGATAGCGCACATGGCCCAACTGCAAGGCGACCTCGAAAAGAGCTTTCAGGGCTTCACCTGGACCCTGCAGCAGTTGGCTAAGCTCCTGGAAAAGATTCCAGAAGATAAAGACGTACAAGAGTTGTATGGCCTGACAAAGAACTGGTATTGA
- the mib2 gene encoding E3 ubiquitin-protein ligase MIB2, whose translation MRASIPPGIRVVRGPNWIWSNQDDGEGHVGTVCEIGRCGSTHSPENTVVVNWDSGHRTNYRVGYQNQYDLIIVDNAQVGVRHSNVVCDGCSKAGIAGIVFKCAQCPNYHLCAYCYAEDIHDLEHPFIRYTTPNSLGVRVPTRKGSKRIQLRGIFVGSKVVRGPDWEWNEQDGGEGRTGRVMEIRGWDNESCRSVANVSWVTGSTNVYRLGHKGNVDLKYISATCGGHYYKDHMPVLGQPDELQPVTPMVKPSFSVGDRVKVCLEVDALMKLQQGHGGWNPRMVEHLSKLGTVHRITDKGDIRVQYENCPNRWTFHPAALVKVVSFRVGDLVTIINDAIKVQQLQKGHGEWIDIMRYALGKLCKVVKVYSDGDLRIQQLDDGFEWTLNPKCVKLERSPLATAAERSNSMMDLSHRRADHVMTPLSGLSGSSVADKLVREAAQGHLDFVRQHLDANPSQVDVMSGGKACIQVASHQGHVELVSYLISKGANVNAVDKEGDSALHYAAFGNQPATMRVLLQHGAEVNFLNSSHCSALHICAHKKTPHCVRELLQHNANVNIQDSYGDTALHDAIGKENTEVVELLCNAPNLDFTVKNNRGFNVLHHAALKGNVVAARRILQLSRQLVNVRKDDGFAALHLAALNGHAQVVETLVTEGQAELDIRNNRRQTPFLLAVSQGHAGVIERLVRLSCDVNAKDEDGDNAMHLCVIKKSNLQAAAEPQQEEAPEIYKFYQTLVPTSVRAEDRLMYSILIYLSRSGCRVELNNANASIFESITDRNIRQLIFGQQADAEALPRNLQTLDMSEAAAVEEVPTESNGAAPVPPQRQQLDLMPKPNDTTAASGAAPSTPSASPGVKKLNSDAVQQNVSPQVAPRKKAPKPPTSSTVVEPSVAGAASSSNPTSVIVTGPQECIVCNEVLQLVRFEPCQHQIACEECGIRMKKCLRCGVIIERRLTPSGRVVSLPTSTSSPSDPTRVASGDLLRYLENKVQEFEESHFCGICMERKRDVAFLCGHGACSHCAETLRTCHMCRKTILKKINLY comes from the exons ATGCGAGCCTCCATTCCGCCCGGCATTCGAGTCGTCCGTGGACCCAATTGGATTTGGTCGAATCAAG ACGACGGAGAAGGTCACGTTGGAACGGTTTGCGAAATTGGTCGATGTGGATCAACGCACTCACCGGAAAATACCGTTGTGGTCAACTGGGATTCTGGCCACAGGACCAACTACCGAGTTGGCTATCAGAATCAGTACGACTTGATTATCGTGGATAATGCCCAAGTTG GTGTCCGTCACTCTAATGTCGTTTGTGATGGCTGCTCGAAAGCAGGAATAGCTGGCATAGTGTTCAAGTGTGCCCAGTGCCCCAATTATCACCTGTGCGCCTACTGCTACGCCGAGGACATTCACGACCTGGAGCATCCCTTTATCCGCTACACCACGCCCAATTCATTGGGAGTCCGAGTACCGACGCGAAAAGGCTCTAAGCGTATTCAGCTGCGCGGTATCTTTGTTGGCTCCAAGGTGGTTCGTGGTCCCGACTGGGAGTGGAACGAACAAGACGGTGGCGAGGGCCGGACGGGGCGGGTTATGGAAATCCGTGGCTGGGACAACGAATCGTGTCGCAGTGTAGCCAACGTCTCGTGGGTAACAGGGTCAACGAACGTCTACCGTTTGGGACACAAGGGCAACGTGGACCTCAAGTATATATCAGCTACGTGCGGCGGCCACTACTACAAGGACCACATGCCCGTCTTGGGACAGCCGGACGAGCTCCAGCCCGTGACACCCATGGTGAAGCCTAGCTTTTCCGTGGGTGATCGGGTCAAAGTGTGTCTGGAGGTCGATGCACTAATGAAGCTGCAGCAGGGGCACGGCGGATGGAATCCGCGTATGGTAGAGCACTTGTCAAAATTGGGCACAGTACACCGGATCACAGACAAAGGGGACATTCG TGTTCAGTACGAGAATTGTCCCAATCGATGGACTTTCCATCCGGCCGCCTTGGTCAAGGTTGTTTCTTTTCGTGTTGGCGATTTGGTCACCATCATCAACGATGCCATCAAGGTGCAGCAACTGCAAAAAGGCCACGGCGAGTGGATCGACATTATGCGCTAT GCTTTGGGAAAACTGTGTAAAGTTGTGAAAGTGTACTCCGATGGCGATCTTCGCATACAACAGCTGGACGACGGCTTCGAGTGGACCCTGAACCCCAAGTGCGTCAAGTTGGAGCGTTCGCCCTTGGCCACAGCCGCCGAGCGTTCCAACAGCATGATGGACCTAAGTCATCGAAGAGCCGACCATGTAATGACACCGCTCTCTGGTCTTTCTGGCAGTTCGGTGGCCGACAAACTGGTACGCGAAGCGGCCCAAGGCCATCTGGACTTTGTGCGTCAGCATCTGGATGCAAATCCCAGCCAGGTGGATGTGATGAGCGGCGGCAAGGCGTGTATTCAGGTCGCCTCCCACCAAGGCCACGTGGAACTGGTCAGCTATCTCATCTCGAAGGGAGCCAACGTGAATGCTGTAGACAAGGAGGGCGACTCAGCACTCCATTACGCCGCTTTTGGCAACCAGCCGGCCACGATGCGTGTGCTCCTCCAGCACGGGGCCGAAGTGAACTTCCTCAACTCGAGCCACTGCTCCGCTCTGCACATCTGCGCGCACAAGAAAACGCCTCACTGTGTGCGTGAGCTGCTACAGCACAATGCCAACGTTAATATTCAGGACTCCTATGGCGACACTGCTCTCCACGATGCCATCGGCAAGGAGAACACCGAGGTGGTGGAGCTTCTCTGCAACGCTCCCAATCTGGACTTTACGGTGAAGAACAACCGTGGCTTCAACGTGCTTCATCACGCTGCGCTGAAGGGCAACGTAGTGGCCGCCCGTCGAATCCTGCAGCTCTCTCGCCAGCTGGTCAACGTACGCAAGGACGACGGCTTTGCCGCTCTGCACTTGGCCGCCCTCAACGGACACGCTCAGGTGGTCGAGACCCTGGTCACCGAGGGTCAGGCGGAGCTGGACATTCGTAACAACCGCCGGCAGACACCATTTTTGCTGGCCGTTTCTCAGGGCCACGCCGGTGTGATCGAGCGTCTGGTTCGGCTCTCTTGCGACGTCAACGCCAAGGACGAGGACGGAGATAATGCCATGCACTTGTGCGTCATTAAGAAGTCAAATCTTCAGGCGGCCGCCGAACCACAACAGGAGGAGGCGCCAGAGATATATAAGTTCTACCAGACCCTGGTGCCAACGAGCGTTCGAGCAGAAGATCGATTAATGTACAGCATCTTGATCTATCTGTCGCGATCCGGTTGTCGGGTGGAGCTGAACAACGCCAATGCTAGCATTTTTGAATCGATCACTGACCGCAACATCCGTCAGTTAATCTTCGGCCAGCAGGCGGATGCAGAAGCTCTTCCGCGCAACCTCCAGACCCTGGATATGTCGGAAGCTGCTGCCGTCGAAGAAGTGCCAACAGAATCCAATGGTGCGGCCCCGGTGCCGCCACAGCGCCAACAATTAGATTTGATGCCAAAGCCCAACGACACGACGGCAGCATCGGGAGCTGCACCATCAACGCCCTCAGCTTCGCCGGGCGTGAAAAAACTTAACTCGGACGCAGTCCAGCAGAACGTCTCGCCGCAAGTGGCACCGCGCAAAAAGGCACCCAAACCACCAACCAGCTCAACTGTGGTGGAGCCCAGTGTTGCAGGAGCTGCATCCAGTTCCAATCCAACTTCTGTCATTGTGACGGGACCACAAGAGTGCATCGTATGCAACGAGGTGCTGCAACTGGTGCGCTTCGAGCCGTGTCAACATCAGATCGCCTGTGAGGAATGCGGCATTCGGATGAAGAAGTGTCTGCGCTGCGGAGTGATCATCGAGCGGCGCTTGACCCCCAGTGGAAGGGTTGTGTCTTTGCCTACGTCCACGTCTTCGCCGAGTGATCCCACCCGAGTGGCATCGGGAGACCTGTTGCGGTACCTTGAGAACAAGGTGCAAGAATTCGAAGAGTCGCACTTCTGTGGCATCTGCATGGAACGGAAACGAGACGTGGCCTTCCTCTGCGGTCATGGTGCGTGCTCCCACTGCGCCGAGACCCTGCGCACATGCCACATGTGTCGGAAGACGATACTCAAGAAAATCAACCTGTACTGA
- the Catsup gene encoding protein catecholamines up, giving the protein MAKQVADFQTSKVQFYQKLALAVILGAVLLSLPELCAGQGNPSFKYSREANENFDAKKAPPVVHDHHDHDHDHDHHHHGRHDHHGHHDHHDHDHHDHGHHDHHDHHHHEHGHSKGKPALDMNTIWLHSIGSTLLISAAPFVLLYIIPLDNSEAMKPRLKVLLAFASGGLLGDAFLHLIPHATHPHSHGDHDHEEGHHHHHHHHEGEDHGHGHVHDMSVGLWVLGGIIAFLSVEKLVRILKGGEGGHGHSHGAPKPKPVENKKAANKENGDGDKKVKSNKPKDKKQEAEPEGEVEISGYLNLAADFAHNFTDGLAIGASYLAGNSIGIVTTITILLHEVPHEIGDFAILIKSGCSRRKAMLLQLVTALGAVAGTALALLGAGSGEGDSSAPWVLPFTAGGFIYIATVSVLPELLEESTKLKQSLKEIFALLTGVGLMIVIAKFE; this is encoded by the exons ATGGCCAAACAAGTGGCCGATTTTCAAACCAGCAAGGTCCAGTTTTATCAGAAGCTGGCGCTTGCCGTTATCCTTGGAGCAGTGCTTCTCTCCCTGCCGGAATTATGTGCCGGTCAGGGTAATCCCAGTTTCAAATACTCGCGGGAAGCCAATGAAAACTTTGATGCGAAGAAGGCTCCGCCGGTTGTTCATGATCACCACGACCACGACCATGATCATGACCATCACCATCATGGACGTCATGACCACCACGGGCACCACGATCATCATGACCATGATCATCATGACCACGGCCACCATGATCATCACGATCACCATCACCATGAACATGGTCATTCGAAAGGCAAGCCGGCATTGG ATATGAACACCATATGGCTGCACTCCATCGGATCCACGCTTCTTATAAGCGCTGCCCCCTTCGTTCTGCTTTACATCATTCCTCTTGATAACAGCGAGGCGATGAAGCCACGACTGAAGGTTCTATTAGCCTTCGCATCCGGGGGTCTGCTGGGCGATGCTTTCCTGCACTTGATACCGCACGCCACCCACCCGCACTCCCACGGAGATCACGATCATGAGGAGgggcaccaccaccatcatcatcatcatgagGGCGAAGACCATGGGCACGGACACGTCCATGACATGTCCGTTGGCCTGTGGGTGCTCGGTGGCATCATTGCCTTTTTATCGGTTGAGAAACTCGTGCGTATTCTGAAGGGAGGCGAGGGAGGACATGGTCACAGCCATGGAGCACCCAAACCTAAGCCCGTTGAGAACAAAAAGGCTGCGAACAAAGAAAATGGAGATGGAGACAAGAAAGTCAAGTCCAACAAGCCGAAAGACAAAAAGCAGGAAGCCGAGCCCGAAGGTGAGGTGGAGATTTCCGGCTACTTGAACCTGGCAGCTGACTTTGCCCACAACTTTACCGACGGCCTGGCCATCGGAGCCTCTTATTTGGCGGGCAACAGCATTGGCATTGTAACCACCATTACTATCTTACTGCACGAAGTTCCGCATGAAATCGGCGACTTTGCCATCCTGATCAAGTCTGGGTGCTCGCGACGAAAGGCGATGCTGCTTCAGCTGGTCACTGCGCTGGGAGCAGTAGCTGGAACAGCTCTAGCCCTTCTGGGTGCTGGAAGCGGTGAAGGAGACAGCTCCGCACCCTGGGTGCTGCCTTTCACTGCTGGCGGGTTTATCTACATTGCGACGGTCAGCGTGTTGCCGGAATTACTGGAGGAATCTACAAAACTGAAGCAGTCGCTGAAGGAGATCTTTGCACTGCTCACCGGCGTGGGATTGATGATTGTCATCGCCAAGTTCGAGTAG
- the hook gene encoding protein hook, whose protein sequence is MSAPKNEMYYSLLEWFKTLNLNAPHSDAESLADGVALAQALNQFAPESFTDGWLSKIKPGAVGSNWRLRMSNLKKVAQSVYDYYSEVLNYSLGDFAKPDVQRIAEKCDLGELERLLQLVLGCAVNCTNKQSYITEIMSLEEELQANIMRALQELESTRNASSSPEAGGVVGSLSRSSLSGILDGKALQEERDAMAQKCFETEKKMLLLIDEKTNLQQELQKLQQEVSRMEHTSTAIGDDGVSLGPVQTGSVRYNDLRRQLDLLKEELLQSEGAREDLKLKAHQQETDLLHMQTRIDELMKSSAEVTTLKDEVDVLRESNDKLKICEAQLDTYKKKLEDYNDLKKQVKILEERSADYVQQNAQFEEDAKRYANTKGQVELFKKEIQDLHAKLDNESSKNVKLEFDNKNLESKNLALQRAKDSLLKERDNLREVVDELKCGQLSSSSALAGNTVSTELQPLATVDKLQRLEAENKALREGQGGQTALAQLLDDANKRNEHLREQLKTANERILSLSHASQSDDPIFKENEFGKQIKQLMELNEQKTLQLEEAVTQSSTLQCKVTQLETNLTAREQEILAYDAKYRKCVEKAKEVIKSIDPRIASALDASVLEKNAEVVEEEPKPKMTVMEEQLMTSAFYRLGVNAQRDAIDSKLAILMGSGQTFLARQRQSAPRKSLSAMKSK, encoded by the exons ATGTCCGCGCCCAAGAACGAGATGTACTACAGTCTTCTGGAGTGGTTTAAGACCCTCAATTTGAACGCACCGCACTCAGATGCTGAATCTCTGGCTGACGGTGTAGCACTGGCTCAAGCGCTGAATCAGTTTGCCCCGGAATCCTTTACGGATGGTTGGCTATCCAAGATAAAGCCAGGAGCCGTGGGTAGCAACTGGCGGCTCCGGATGAGCAATTTGAAGAAGGTGGCCCAGTCTGTGTACGACTATTACAGCGAGGTGCTTAACTACTCCCTTGGGGATTTTGCCAAACCGGATGTACAGCGCATCGCGGAAAAATGTGATCTGGGGGAGCTGGAGCGGTTGCTGCAGTTGGTTCTGGGTTGCGCCGTCAACTGTACAAATAAACAGTCGTACATCACCGAGATAATGAGCCTCGAGGAGGAGCTGCAGGCCAATATAATGCGTGCATTGCAGGAGTTGGAGTCCACACGCAACGCGTCCTCTTCTCCAGAGGCAGGAGGAGTGGTTGGCTCACTGTCACGCAGTTCTCTCAGTGGAATACTGGATGGAAAGGCACTGCAAGAGGAGCGCGATGCCATGGCGCAGAAATGTTTTGAAACTGAGAAGAAGATGCTCTTGCTTATCGATGAAAAGACCAATCTTCAGCAGGAGCTGCAGAAGTTGCAGCAGGAGGTCTCTCGCATGGAGCACACCTCCACTGCAATTGGCGACGATGGTGTGTCCCTGGGTCCAGTTCAAACTGGATCTGTGCGCTACAACGATTTGCGCCGTCAACTGGATCTGCTCAAAGAGGAGCTTTTGCAATCGGAGGGTGCCCGGGAGGATCTCAAGCTAAAAGCCCATCAGCAGGAAACCGATTTGCTGCACATGCAAACGCGCATCGATGAATTAATG AAAAGCTCTGCTGAGGTGACCACTCTCAAGGACGAAGTCGATGTGCTCCGGGAGTCTAATGACAAACTGAAGATATGTGAAGCCCAGCTGGACACCTATAAAAAGAAGCTGGAGGACTACAATGACCTGAAGAAGCAGGTTAAGATCTTGGAGGAGCGCAGTGCTGACTATGTGCAGCAAAACGCCCAGTTCGAGGAGGATGCCAAGCGATATGCCAACACCAAAGGTCAGGTCGAGTTATTCAAGAAGGAGATCCAGGACCTGCACGCTAAGCTCGATAATGAAAGCAGCAAAAATGTAAAGCTGGAGTTTGATAACAAAAACTTGGAGAGCAAGAACCTGGCACTGCAGCGTGCTAAGGATAGTTTACTCAAAGAACGGGACAATCTTCGGGAGGTCGTCGACGAGCTCAAGTGCGGCCAGCTGTCCTCTAGCTCTGCATTGGCTGGTAACACAGTTTCAACAGAGCTACAGCCGTTAGCAACGGTTGATAAGCTTCAGCGACTAGAAGCGGAAAACAAAGCTCTGCGTGAGGGGCAGGGCGGACAGACTGCGTTGGCG CAACTTCTGGACGATGCTAATAAACGGAACGAGCATTTACGCGAACAGCTAAAGACAGCCAACGAACGAATCCTCTCGTTGTCGCATGCCTCCCAAAGTGATGATCCTATCTTCAAAGA GAACGAGTTTGGAAAGCAAATAAAGCAGCTCATGGAACTCAATGAACAAAAGA CACTACAACTGGAAGAGGCGGTGACCCAAAGTTCCACGCTGCAGTGTAAGGTGACGCAGCTTGAAACAAATTTAACAGCACGGGAACAGGAGATCCTAGCCTATGATGCCAAGTACAGAAAATGCGTTGAGAAGGCCAAGGAGGTGATCAAGAGCATTGATCCGCGAATAGCTAGTG CCCTCGATGCTAGTGTCTTGGAAAAGAATGCTGAAGTTGTGGAGGAGGAGCCCAAGCCAAAAATGACCGTGATGGAGGAGCAGCTGATGACGTCAGCGTTTTACAGATTGGGTGTGAATGCCCAGCGGGATGCTATTGACTCAAAGCTGGCAATTCTGATGGGATCGGGGCAAACGTTTTTGGCCCGCCAAAGGCAGTCGGCGCCGCGCAAATCACTAAGTGCAATGAAATCAAAGTAG